From Vitis vinifera cultivar Pinot Noir 40024 chromosome 3, ASM3070453v1, the proteins below share one genomic window:
- the LOC104878817 gene encoding uncharacterized protein LOC104878817: MKIQDISSMNNDGLMKKTDQEIEEERERENVSEAVNELSRSSITLDIIMGDTKQEIDSEKTRRENVSETDKECESQGDRLALTLRPPGYSPCQDSPVKEPSPRSWPRSWSWSWSWPRPLFQTPPTQFRPTTSSPLFIPDLFPSEPARQRTNPYPSESLTPAESIPPPPPLPLPTGQTSRQSRSRPLVWPNGKTEVIPAPYVWATTRRATVHSLDYLVSRQISIISGQVQCKRCERSFEMQYDLLEKFNEIGSFIAQNKILMRDRAPDNWKSPTLPNCTYCGAENSVKPCISAKKRSINWLFLLLGQMIGCCTLEQLKYFCKHTKNHRTACKDRVLYLTYLDLCKQLDPSGPFSLR, encoded by the coding sequence ATGAAGATCCAAGATATTTCGAGTATGAACAACGACGGGCTAATGAAAAAGACGGATCAAGAAATCGAggaggagagggagagggagaatGTTTCAGAGGCAGTCAATGAGTTATCACGTTCTTCCATAACCCTAGATATCATAATGGGAGACACAAAGCAAGAAATCGACAGTGAGAAGACGAGGAGGGAGAATGTTTCAGAGACAGACAAGGAGTGTGAATCTCAAGGAGACCGCCTAGCTCTTACTTTACGTCCTCCTGGGTATAGTCCTTGCCAGGACTCGCCAGTGAAAGAACCGTCGCCGAGGTCATGGCCACGGTCATGGTCATGGTCATGGTCATGGCCACGGCCACTGTTCCAGACGCCACCGACACAATTTCGGCCGACGACTTCATCGCCACTGTTCATTCCGGATCTGTTTCCATCTGAACCAGCAAGACAACGAACGAATCCTTATCCGTCGGAGTCTTTGACTCCGGCGGAAAGTatccctcctcctcctccacttCCTCTTCCAACAGGGCAGACGTCCCGACAGTCTCGGAGCCGTCCGCTTGTATGGCCAAACGGCAAAACAGAAGTCATTCCAGCGCCCTATGTTTGGGCGACGACGCGGAGAGCCACCGTACACAGCCTCGATTACCTCGTATCAAGACAAATATCGATTATCTCCGGGCAAGTCCAGTGCAAGAGATGCGAGAGAAGCTTTGAAATGCAGTACGATCTCCTAGAAAAGTTCAACGAAATCGGGAGTTTCATAGCTCAAAACAAGATCTTAATGCGAGACCGTGCTCCAGACAATTGGAAGAGCCCTACCCTCCCAAACTGCACATACTGTGGGGCAGAAAACAGCGTGAAGCCATGCATTTCCGCGAAGAAGAGGTCCATAAACTGGCTGTTTTTGCTCCTTGGACAGATGATCGGCTGCTGCACACTGGAACAGTTAAAATACTTCTGTAAACACACCAAGAATCATCGAACTGCTTGCAAGGATCGAGTTCTTTATCTTACGTATCTCGATTTGTGCAAACAACTTGATCCCAGTGGTCCTTTTTCTCTCCGCTGA
- the LOC104878816 gene encoding uncharacterized protein LOC104878816 yields MNNEEKMKKTDQEIEEEREKVSETVNEFSRSSITLDMIMGDTKQETDEEKKRREDVSETDKECESKEDRLAITLRPPGYGPCRGSPVKEPSPRRTSPRTQALPTNSRPLFIPDLFPSLPVRQPTNPYPSESLTSAERIPPPPPPPPRPTGLTSPQSRNRPLVWPNGKTEVIPAPDVWARTRRATVHRLDYLVSRQILIISGLSPVQDMREKL; encoded by the coding sequence ATGAACAacgaagagaaaatgaaaaagacgGATCAAGAAATCGAGGAGGAGAGGGAGAAGGTTTCGGAGACAGTCAATGAGTTCTCACGTTCTTCCATAACCCTAGATATGATCATGGGAGACACGAAGCAAGAAACCGACGAGGAGAAGAAGAGGAGGGAGGATGTTTCAGAGACAGACAAGGAGTGTGAATCTAAAGAAGACCGCCTCGCTATTACTTTACGTCCTCCTGGATATGGTCCTTGTCGGGGCTCGCCAGTGAAAGAACCGTCGCCGAGAAGGACATCACCACGGACACAAGCTCTGCCGACGAATTCACGGCCACTGTTCATTCCGGATCTGTTTCCATCTTTACCAGTTAGACAACCAACGAACCCTTATCCATCGGAGTCTTTGACTTCGGCAGAAAGgattcctcctcctcctccaccgCCTCCTCGTCCAACAGGGCTGACGTCCCCACAGTCTCGGAACCGTCCGCTTGTATGGCCAAACGGCAAAACAGAAGTCATTCCAGCGCCCGATGTTTGGGCGAGGACGCGGAGAGCCACCGTACACCGCCTCGATTACCTCGTATCGAGACAAATATTGATTATCTCCGGCCTAAGTCCAGTGCAAGACATGCGAGAGAAACTTTGA